From Actinosynnema mirum DSM 43827, a single genomic window includes:
- the aceE gene encoding pyruvate dehydrogenase (acetyl-transferring), homodimeric type yields MAPQNHGTTPERVRVIRDGLASHLPDIDPEETSEWLESFDAALKGGGQQRARYLMLRLLERARESHVGVPALTSTDYVNTIPTEREPWFPGDEEVERRYRAWVRWNAAITVHRAQRPGVGVGGHISTYASSASLYEVGFNHFFRGKDHPGGGDQVFVQGHASPGVYARAFLEGRLTTDQLDGFRQEYSHGGLGKGLPSYPHPRLMPEFWEFPTVSMGLGPMNAIYQARFNRYLQSRGIKDTSQQHVWAFLGDGEMDEPESRGLLQLAANEQLDNLTFVVNCNLQRLDGPVRGNGKIIQELESFFRGAGWNVIKVIWGREWDSLLHADRDGALVNLMNQTPDGDFQTYKANDGAYVKEHFFGRDPRTKELVTAMSDDDVWNLKRGGHDYRKVFAAYQAAVSHNGQPTVILAKTIKGYGLGERFAARNATHQMKKMSHDDLKSFRDSLRIPIADKDLDPYLPPYYHPGKDAPEIQYLLERRKQLGGFVPERRNTAKPLVLPGDKVYDVVKRGSGKQEVATTMAFVRLVRDLIKDPEIGKRIVPIIPDEARTFGMDSMFPSQKIYNPNGQLYTSVDAELMLAYKESEQGQILHEGINEAGSTASFTAVGTSYATHGEPMIPIYIFYSMFGFQRTGDGLWAAGDQMARGFVLGATAGRTTLTGEGLQHADGHSLLLAHTNPAAVAYDPAWSFEVAHIVKDGLRRMYGEDAENVFYYLTIYNEPYRQPAEPEDLDVEGLLKGLYRYQRSEGEGGPKAQLLASGVGVPWALKAARLLADDWGVHADVWSATSYSELRREAVEVDRHNLLNPDKEPRVPYVTQVLKDAQGPVVAVSDWMTAVPDLIRPYVPTDMTTLGADGFGFSDTRPAARRHFLIDAESVVVATLAALAKRGEVPQQSVVDAARKYRIDDVSAAGPSTSDAGLA; encoded by the coding sequence TTGGCCCCGCAGAACCACGGCACCACTCCCGAGCGGGTGCGCGTCATCAGGGACGGTTTGGCCTCCCACCTCCCGGACATCGACCCGGAGGAGACCTCGGAGTGGCTGGAGTCGTTCGACGCCGCGCTCAAGGGCGGCGGCCAGCAGCGAGCCCGCTATCTGATGCTGCGGCTGCTCGAGCGCGCGAGGGAGTCCCACGTCGGGGTGCCCGCGCTGACCAGCACCGACTACGTGAACACCATCCCCACCGAGCGGGAGCCCTGGTTCCCCGGTGACGAGGAGGTGGAGCGCCGCTACCGCGCCTGGGTGCGCTGGAACGCGGCGATCACGGTGCACCGCGCGCAGCGACCGGGTGTGGGCGTCGGCGGCCACATCTCGACGTATGCTTCGTCGGCCAGCCTGTACGAGGTGGGCTTCAACCACTTCTTCCGGGGCAAGGACCACCCCGGCGGCGGCGACCAGGTCTTCGTGCAGGGCCACGCCTCCCCCGGCGTCTACGCGCGCGCCTTCCTGGAAGGCCGGTTGACCACCGACCAGCTGGACGGCTTCCGCCAGGAGTACTCGCACGGCGGCCTCGGCAAGGGCCTGCCGTCGTACCCGCACCCGCGGTTGATGCCGGAGTTCTGGGAGTTCCCGACCGTCTCCATGGGCCTCGGCCCGATGAACGCGATCTACCAGGCCCGGTTCAACCGGTACCTCCAGTCGCGCGGCATCAAGGACACCTCGCAGCAGCACGTCTGGGCGTTCCTCGGCGACGGCGAGATGGACGAGCCCGAGTCGCGCGGCCTGCTCCAGCTCGCGGCGAACGAGCAGCTGGACAACCTCACCTTCGTGGTCAACTGCAACCTGCAGCGCCTCGACGGCCCGGTGCGCGGCAACGGCAAGATCATCCAGGAGCTGGAGTCCTTCTTCCGGGGCGCCGGCTGGAACGTCATCAAGGTCATCTGGGGCCGCGAGTGGGACTCGCTGCTGCACGCGGACCGCGACGGCGCGCTGGTCAACCTGATGAACCAGACCCCCGACGGCGACTTCCAGACGTACAAGGCCAACGACGGCGCGTACGTCAAGGAGCACTTCTTCGGCCGCGACCCGCGGACGAAGGAGCTGGTCACGGCCATGTCGGACGACGACGTGTGGAACCTCAAGCGCGGCGGCCACGACTACCGCAAGGTGTTCGCGGCCTACCAGGCGGCGGTCTCGCACAACGGCCAGCCGACCGTGATCCTCGCCAAGACGATCAAGGGCTACGGCCTCGGCGAGCGGTTCGCGGCGCGCAACGCCACGCACCAGATGAAGAAGATGTCCCACGACGACCTGAAGTCGTTCCGGGACAGCCTGCGCATCCCGATCGCGGACAAGGACCTCGACCCGTACCTGCCGCCGTACTACCACCCCGGCAAGGACGCCCCGGAGATCCAGTACCTGCTGGAGCGCCGCAAGCAGCTCGGCGGGTTCGTGCCCGAGCGCCGCAACACCGCCAAGCCGCTGGTGCTGCCCGGCGACAAGGTCTACGACGTGGTCAAGCGCGGCTCGGGCAAGCAGGAGGTCGCCACGACGATGGCGTTCGTCCGGCTGGTCCGCGACCTCATCAAGGACCCGGAGATCGGCAAGCGGATCGTGCCGATCATCCCGGACGAGGCGCGCACGTTCGGCATGGACTCGATGTTCCCGTCGCAGAAGATCTACAACCCGAACGGGCAGCTCTACACCTCCGTGGACGCCGAGCTGATGCTGGCGTACAAGGAGTCCGAGCAGGGCCAGATCCTGCACGAGGGCATCAACGAGGCCGGCTCGACGGCGTCGTTCACGGCGGTCGGCACCTCGTACGCCACGCACGGCGAGCCGATGATCCCGATCTACATCTTCTACTCGATGTTCGGGTTCCAGCGGACCGGCGACGGCCTGTGGGCGGCGGGCGACCAGATGGCGCGCGGCTTCGTGCTGGGCGCCACGGCGGGTCGCACCACGCTGACCGGCGAGGGCCTGCAGCACGCCGACGGGCACTCGCTGCTGCTCGCGCACACCAACCCGGCGGCGGTCGCCTACGACCCGGCCTGGTCGTTCGAGGTGGCGCACATCGTCAAGGACGGCCTGCGGCGGATGTACGGCGAGGACGCCGAGAACGTCTTCTACTACCTGACGATCTACAACGAGCCGTACCGGCAGCCCGCCGAGCCCGAGGACCTGGACGTGGAGGGCCTGCTCAAGGGCCTGTACCGCTACCAGAGGTCCGAGGGCGAGGGCGGCCCGAAGGCGCAGCTGCTCGCGTCCGGCGTCGGCGTCCCGTGGGCGCTCAAGGCCGCCCGGCTGCTGGCCGACGACTGGGGCGTGCACGCCGACGTGTGGTCGGCGACGTCGTACTCGGAGCTGCGCCGCGAGGCCGTCGAGGTCGACCGGCACAACCTGCTGAACCCGGACAAGGAGCCGCGCGTCCCGTACGTGACGCAGGTGCTCAAGGACGCGCAGGGCCCGGTCGTGGCGGTGTCGGACTGGATGACGGCGGTGCCGGACCTGATCCGCCCGTACGTGCCGACCGACATGACCACGCTGGGCGCGGACGGCTTCGGCTTCTCCGACACCCGCCCGGCCGCGCGCAGGCACTTCCTGATCGACGCCGAGTCGGTCGTGGTGGCCACCCTGGCCGCGCTGGCCAAGCGCGGCGAGGTGCCGCAGCAGTCCGTCGTGGACGCGGCGCGCAAGTACCGCATCGACGACGTGTCGGCGGCCGGTCCGTCCACCTCGGACGCGGGCCTGGCCTGA
- a CDS encoding DUF3052 domain-containing protein yields MVAAEDAGKIGVADKLGIEPGAVVQEIGWDEDVDDDLRAAVEERVGGDLLDEDADDVVDVVLLWWREEDGDLVDALVDVTSPLADEGVIWVLTPKTGRSGHVEPSDIAEATSTAGLAQTSNVNVSEDWTAVRLVSPKNAKVNKR; encoded by the coding sequence GTGGTCGCCGCGGAAGACGCAGGCAAGATCGGCGTCGCCGACAAGCTCGGGATCGAACCGGGCGCCGTTGTCCAGGAGATCGGCTGGGACGAGGACGTCGACGACGACCTGCGAGCGGCGGTCGAAGAGCGGGTCGGCGGCGATCTGCTCGACGAGGACGCCGACGACGTCGTGGACGTGGTCCTGCTGTGGTGGCGGGAGGAGGACGGCGACCTGGTCGACGCGCTGGTCGACGTCACCTCGCCGCTGGCCGACGAGGGCGTGATCTGGGTGCTGACCCCGAAGACGGGGCGCTCCGGGCACGTGGAGCCCAGCGACATCGCCGAGGCCACCTCGACGGCGGGCCTCGCGCAGACGTCGAACGTCAACGTCAGCGAGGACTGGACCGCGGTGCGGCTGGTCTCGCCGAAGAACGCCAAGGTCAACAAGCGCTGA
- a CDS encoding peroxiredoxin: MIEIGAEAPDFTLADSNKQKVALSSFRGSKSVLLVFYPFAFSGTCTGELCRVRDELADYEAAGVQVIGVSVDTPFSLKAWAKQEGYRFPLLSDFWPHGEVARAYGVFSEGAGFALRGTFLIDTAGVVRFAQVNEPGEARDQESWKRAVAALA, from the coding sequence ATGATCGAGATCGGTGCCGAGGCGCCCGACTTCACGCTCGCCGACAGCAACAAGCAGAAGGTGGCGCTGTCGTCCTTCCGCGGGTCGAAGAGCGTGCTGCTGGTGTTCTACCCGTTCGCCTTCAGCGGAACCTGCACCGGCGAGCTGTGCCGGGTGCGCGACGAGCTGGCCGACTACGAGGCCGCGGGCGTGCAGGTGATCGGCGTGTCCGTGGACACCCCGTTCAGCCTGAAGGCCTGGGCCAAGCAGGAGGGCTACCGGTTCCCGCTGCTCTCGGACTTCTGGCCGCACGGCGAGGTCGCGAGGGCTTATGGTGTGTTCTCCGAGGGGGCCGGGTTCGCGCTGCGCGGCACCTTCCTGATCGACACCGCCGGGGTCGTCCGGTTCGCCCAGGTCAACGAGCCGGGCGAGGCCAGGGACCAGGAGTCGTGGAAGAGGGCCGTCGCCGCGCTGGCGTGA